A genome region from Triticum aestivum cultivar Chinese Spring chromosome 2B, IWGSC CS RefSeq v2.1, whole genome shotgun sequence includes the following:
- the LOC123044085 gene encoding NADH-ubiquinone oxidoreductase 20.9 kDa subunit gives MNTDITASVKPEYPVVDRNPAFTKVVGNFSALDYMRLSTISAVSVTVGYLSGIKPGIRGPSMVTGGLIGVLGGFMYAYQNSAGRLMGFFPNESEVARYKYKL, from the exons ATGAACACCGACATCACCGCGTCAGTGAAGCCGGAGTACCCGGTGGTGGATCGGAACCCCGCCTTCACCAAGGTCGTCGGCAACTTCTCCGCGCTCGACTACATGCGCCTCTCCACCATCTCCGCCGTCTCCGTCACCGTCGGCTACCTCTCCG GGATCAAGCCGGGGATCCGCGGGCCGTCGATGGTGACGGGGGGCCTCATCGGGGTCCTCGGAGGGTTCATGTACGCCTACCAGAACTCCGCCGGACGCCTCATGGGGTTCTTCCCCAACGAATCCGAGGTCGCGCGCTACAAGTACAAGCTGTAG